TCAAGGCTCATCCAATGTTCTCCTCCATCGGTTGATTTATAAATCCCCTCCTCCGTCCCGGCCAACAGAGTGGCGCTGGAAGCGGGCTGGATGAGAACCGTGGCCGTAAATCGTTCCCCAATTCCTTCCTGAATCTTCACCCAGCTTGCCGCACCGTCCGTCGTCTTGAAGACGCCTCGAGTGGTCCCCGCATAGAGCGTCGTCGTTTTCACGGGATCCATCGCCAGCGAATTGATCCCCAACGAAAGCGCGGTTCCCGGTCCGGGCTTAATAAGGCCGTTGTTGGATTCGCGCCAAGTCATTCCTCCATTCATACTTTTGTAAACACCGCCGCTCGTCCCCGCGTATAAAACGTTCGTGTTGGCCGGGTCCTGGGCGACCGAGACGATGTAAACGCTGTCCATCCCCTTGTTGGGCACGTCGTCCCACATCATGCCTCCGTTGACGGTCTTAAAAAGCCCGACCGTCGTCGCGGCCAAGATGACGTCGGAATTCTGAGGGTAAAAAATAAAGGCATTGACCACCGTAACATGTTCTTTGAGCCCCGCGTTGATAATGGACCATCGATTTCCACCGTCAACGCTCCGATAAACGGCGTCCCCGAGGGTACCCGCGTAAATCATCGAGGGATTGGACGGATTGATGGCCAACGACAAAATACGGGCGTTGCCGAGGCCCGTTGTGACCGGAACCCAGGTGGCCCCGTCATCGCGGGTTTTATAAACGGAATCATTCGTGGCAATAAATACGATGGCGGGGTTTTCGGGATTGATGACGATGGCCGTGACCATGTTGCTTTTCCCGGTACATCCCGGCAGCATTCCTCCCGTAAAAAATACGACCAGGAGGAAGCGGAACAGATCCTTTGCAGCCTCCAAAGGACCCCTTGGGTAAAGACATGTCATTGAACAAAACCCCACAACTCATGACGCGCAGACCGCAAATGAGAGTCACTATAGTGGATTTGCTAGAGGCGAGTCAAGGAAGCCCGAAGGCTTTACCCTTGACTTTTCCGGACAATCTGGTAACCTAATCAATGCGGATTCATCAAAACAGCGGGTCGGCACTTTAATCCACATGATCAATCCGGATCCATCCAAAGGAGCGGCTTACCACATGATGAATTTTGGTCGACGGTCGGTCTGTGCCTTGACCTTGATTGGGATGTTCGTCTGGGTAACGCCGTGGATGAACCCGGTTAGCTGGGGACAAGAAACCCCTTCTGCCGCTTCAAAAGAGTCCACTTCAGCCGATCAAGGGTCCATAGAAACGCCCGCGGCTACCGAAGAGGCGCCCGCAGCTACCGAAGAGGCGCCCGCAGCTACCGAAGAGACGCCTGCGGCTACCGAAGAGACGCCCGCGGCTACCGAAGAAAACCCGGCAATCGTAAAAGAGGCCCTTCCCCCAAAATCCGGAACCGTGACCGTTCCTGAAACATCAACCGGTCCTAAAAAATATACCGTGAAGCAAGGAGACACGCTCTGGGGCATTTCGAATGCCTACTTACAAGACTCCTTCCTCTGGCCGAAGCTTTGGAATAACAACCAATACATTATGAACCCGGACCTGATCTATCCCGGGAACGTTTTAGATTTACCGGGTGGCGAAGCGGCACACGCGGCGCACCTTGAGGCCCGCGTTGAAACTGCCCGGCCCGCGAACGTCCCCCCTCCGAAGGTAGTCGAAGAGGCGGCGCCTCCCCCGGAATCCGAAAAGCGGGTCGAGATCACGCCCCCGGAAGCACCCGTCCCCGCCGCTCGGCCTCTGGCGACGGACCTCCTTGCGGCCAGCGGGTATATCTTGACCGGCCAAACCGCCTCGGCCATTGTGGTCGGCGCCCGAGATAACCGCGAGTTGATCGGGCAAGATGAGACGGCGTATCTGCTCCCCAAGGAAGGATCTCAGCCGCATGTCGGCGATCGGTTCACTGTATACCGCGTGGTTCGAAAGGTATATCATCCCAAAACGGGGAAATATCTGGGCGACCTTATCCGGATCCTCGGCCAAGCGGAAATTATCGGAGCAGACCCCAAAGAAAAAACCGTAACATCCAAAGTGATCACGTCCTACGACTCGATTCAGACCGGTGATTCGCTGATGCCCGCACCGGTCCAGGAAGAATCCGCCGATCAAACCGGTTCCATCCCGAGCGGCCCACATGACGGCTTCATCGTCGATGTGAAGGAAAATCGGGTTTCGCAGGCCCAGGCCGATGTCGTCTACATCGATCAAGGGCGGAGCCAAGGGGTTCACGCCGGAGACCGCTTCGAGATCGTGCGCGATGGCGACAAGACGTCTTATTTCTCTCCCGGAAATGGCGTCCGGCTTCCTCGACGCACGGTCGGCGAACTCCAGGTCATTTCGGTTCAGGACGCAACCGCCACCGCGCAAGTTGTCCAGAGCACGGAGGTCATCTACAAAGGCGACCATTTTGAAACGCCTCCCTCTCCTTAATTCCTCCCAAAACCGGCCCATAAACATTGCTGTTGACTAATTTAAAGCCCTTGTGGTAAATTAATTATCTCATTTTCTTATAGTTTACGATGGCATACAGAGCATCGAATTAACACAATCCGGTGAGCAAACGACCGTCACCGAGGAGAGATCGGCATGAAACTGAACGGCGCTCAAATCTTTGTCGAGTCATTAAAGAAAGAAGGGGTGAAGGTTATTTTTGGTTTGCCCGGCGGCGTGGTTCTAAAGATTTTTGATGTGTTGTATGATTACAAAGACCCCGCCGTCATTCTGACTCGACACGAACAGGGTGCCATGCACATGGCCGAAGGCTATGCAAAGGCCACCGGAAAACCGGGCGTGGTGCTTGTGACCTCCGGACCGGGGATGACGAATACCGTCACCGGGCTCGCGGACGCCTACATGGACTCCGTTCCCCTCGTGGTGTTTACGGGACAGGTCTCGACCAGTCTCATCGGCAATGACGCCTTTCAAGAGGCCGACAACGTCGGGATCAGCCGTCCCTGCACCAAGTACAACTACCTGGTCAAGGACGTGAACGATCTCGCCCAGACGATTAAAGAGGCCTTCTACATAGCAACCACGGGGCGCCCCGGTCCGGTTTTGGTGGATATTCCCAAAGACGTCTCGATGAATCAGACCGAATTCAACTACCCGGAAAAAGTATATATCCGCGGCTACAATCCAACGTACGAGGGGCACAAATGGCAGATCAAGCAGGCGGCCGAGGCCATTTTAAAAGCGAAGCGGCCCGTCCTTTATGTCGGGGGCGGTACGGTCTTCTCTAACGCTTTTGAAGAACTGCGGGAGTTCGCCGACCTGACGCAGATCCCTGTCGACATGACGCTGATGGCGCTGGGCAGTTTCCCGGGAACGCATCCCCTGTCCCTGGGAATGCTCGGAATGCACGGCAGCTATACCTCCAACATGACCATCCATCATTCGGATCTGATTATCGCCGTCGGATCCCGCTTCGACGACCGGGTGACGGGCAAGGTGTCTGAATTTGCGCCGCACGCGAAGATTATCCATATCGATATCGATCCGACCTCGATCCAGAAAATCATGAACGTGGACATTCCGATCGTCGGCGACGTGAAATGCGTGCTGAAGGAACTCAACCAGCATCTCCGGACCTCCGTGGACGGCCGGCGCAGGGAAGAACTCAAACCCTGGTGGAACCAGATCGAAGAGTGGAAAAAGAAGCACCCCTTGACCTATCAACAAAGTCCGGACCAGAAGATCAAACCTCCCTACCTGATCGACCGGCTGTATGAGTTGACCAAGGGTCAAAACCCCGTCGTGGCCACGGACGTCGGCCAACATCAGATGTGGGCGGCCCAGTTTTTCAAACTGGACCAACCCCGGACCTGGCTCACCTCGGGCGGTTTGGGCACGATGGGTTTCGGATTTCCGGCCGCCCTCGGAGCGCAACAGGCTTTTCCCGGCCGGCTGGTCCTCAGCATCGTCGGCGACGGAAGTTTTCAGATGAACCTCCAGGAGCTGGCCACGGCCATGGACTACCGTCTGCCCGTCAAAGTGGTGATCGTCAACAACGGTTATCACGGCATGGTTCGTCAATGGCAAGACCTGTTTTACAACAGCCGTTACTCCGCCAGCGACCTGGGTCATCATCCGGATTACGTGAAACTGGCGGATGCGTATGGCGCCGTCGGCCTTCGTGCGACGAAACCGCAGGAAGTGGACGGGGTCATCAAGGAGGCCTTGAAGATCGACCGGCCGGTTCTCATCGATTTTCAGGTGGACCCTTACGAAAATTGTTATCCCATGATTCCCGCCGGAGGGGCGAACAACGAAATGATCCTGGAAGATCCGCCGGAGCTTCAGAAAAAGGGGAAAGACCGGGGTGAGATGAAAGAGGCCGGCAACGGAGAAAAAGAAGGGGTCCTGACGGCTTAAGCCGTCGTCCGAAAGCAGCCCGCGCATGGAGCATATCATCTCAGTCATGGTCGAAAACAAGTTCGGGGTTCTTTCCCGGGTGGCCGGTTTATTCAGCGGACGGGGCTTTAATATCGACAGCCTGTCCGTGGGGCCCACGATCGATCCGACCGTCTCCATGATGACCCTGGTCACTCACGGAGACGACCGCATCGTAGAGCAAATCATCAAACAACTGAACAAACTCATTGACGTGATCAAGGTGGTCGACTTGACGGAAGGGGCCTTCGTGGCCCGCGAAACCGTCCTGATCAAGATCAACGCCAAAGGGGAAGACCGCGCCGAGGCCTTGCGGATTACGGATATCTTCCGGGCGCGCGTCATTGATTCCACGCCGACCACCTACACCGTCGAAGTCACGGGCGACACCAATAAAATCGAAGCGATCATCAATCTGTTGAAGCCTCTGGGCATCAAGGATCTGGTCCGAACCGGACGGATCGCGATCGCGCGCGAAGAAATCAAAACCGCCGTCCAGGATAAAAACCAGGACAAAAAGCGGTTTGGCACTTGAGCCCTAACCCGTCCTCCAATCAATAAAGGAAGAGCCGATGAAAATTTATTACGACAAAGACGCCGATTTGAAACGCCTGAAAGGCAAGACGGTCGCCATTCTCGGCTACGGAAGCCAGGGGCATGCGCACGCCAACAACCTGAAGGACAGCGGCATCCCGGTGATTCTCGGCCTGCGGGAAGGTCGTTCCTGGCAAAAGGCGGAACGGGCCGGATTCAAGGTGGTCTCGCCCGCCCAGGCGTCGAAATTATCCGACATCGTCATGATTCTCACGCCCGACGAGCTCCAGGCCGATCTGTATCGGAGCGAGATTGAACCCAACCTTCGGAAGGGCGGCTATCTGGCCTTTGCCCACGGTTTCAATATCCACTTCGGCCAGGTGGTTCCGCGGCCGGACATGAATGTCTTCATGGTCGCGCCCAAAGGGCCGGGCCATCTGGTGCGCTCCGAGTTCAGCAAGGGAAGCGGCGTGCCGATGCTCCTGGCCATCCACCAGGATCCCTCGAAGGAGACTCAAAAGGTGGGTCTGGCCTACGCCAGGGCGATCGGGGGAACTCGGGCCGGTGTGATCGAGACCAGTTTTCGCGAGGAGTGCGAAACCGATCTTTTCGGAGAACAGGTGGTGCTCTGCGGCGGCTTGACCGCGCTCATCTCGGCCGGATACGAGACCCTGATCGAGGCCGGCTATGCCCCCGAGATGGCCTACTTCGAATGCCTTCACGAGGTCAAGTTGATCGTGGACCTCATCTACGAGGGCGGGATCTCGAACATGCGATACTCCATCAGCAACACGGCCAAATTCGGCGACGTGACCCGGGGTCCCCGCATCATCACGGATGAAACCCGCCGGGAGATGAAGCGCATCCTCGACGAGATTCAGAGCGGTCGCTTTGCCAAGGAGTGGATACTGGAAAACAAGGCCGGCCGCCCGGTTTTCAACGCCTTGCTCAAAAAAGGAGAGGCCCACCCCATTGAAGACGTGGGGGGCAAGCTCCGGGCGATGATGCCCTGGTTGAAAAAAGAGCGGCTCGTGGACAAGGATAAAAACTAAGGCGGAGGGTTTCTCACCGCACCGTGGCCCAAGACCCGTCACCGGTAGCTCGTGAACGCTTGCCCTTCCTGATCGGCGCGACCGTACTGACCGTGGCCGTGGCGTTTCTCAAGGTCGTCTGGCTGACCGTCCCGATCGCCGTCCTGGCCCTCCTGGTTTTCTGGTTCTTCAGAGACCCCAAGCGCGTCATTCCCGCCGGAGAAAGGTTGATTGTTTCCCCCGCGGATGGTAGAATTATCGAGATCGGGGAAGCCGAAGAGGAACGGTTTCTCAAGGACCGGGCGATCAAGGTCGGCATCTTCCTCAACCTGTTCGACGTTCACGTGAATCGAATCCCCTGCGAGGGCCGGATTCGATCCATCCAGTACCAGCACGGAACTTTCCTGGCGGCAAACAAGGACTTGGCCTCGACCCAGAACGAACAGAACGCCCTGCTGCTTGAAACCGCTTCGGGGGCGAAGCTGGTGTTCGTTCAGGTCGCGGGGCTGGTGGCGCGACGGATCGTTTGCTGGGTGAAAGAGGGCGACGCGGTGGAACGCGGCGTCCGCTTCGGGATGATCCGCTTCGGTTCCCGGACGGATCTGTTCCTGCCCCTCGGAACGGAGCTCAAGGTGCGCTTGGGGCAAAAAGTCAAAGGCGGTTCAAGCATCATTGGAGTGTTGAAATGAAGAATTATCGACGCGGTATTTATTTGATTCCGAATTTGTTGACGACGGGAAACCTCTTCAGCGGTTTTTATTCCCTCATTGCGGTATTCAACGCCGACTACCTGCGGGCCGCCCTGGCCATCCTGGTGGCGATGGCCTTCGACGTGCTGGACGGAAAATCGGCCCGGCTGACGAAGACGACGAGCCGCTTCGGCGTCGAATACGACTCGCTGGCCGACATCGTCTCCTTCGGCGTGGCCCCGGGTTTGTTGATCTATTCCTGGGCCCTGAGCAGCTACGGACGCGTGGGCTGGGTCGCGGCCTTCCTTTTCGTGGCCTGCGGGACGCTGCGGCTCGCGCGCTTCAACGTCCAGGTCGGAACGGTCGAAAGCAAGCATTTCGTCGGGCTCCCGATCCCGGCCGCGGCGGGGGTGATCGCCTCGCTGGTGGTGCTGGACCATCATATCCTGCGGATGGGAAGCGAGATCAAGCCGCTCCTGATCCTTGGGCTGATTTATACGCTGGCCTTTCTGATGGTCAGCACGTTTCGCTACCGGAGCTTCAAGGATTTTCACCTGCGGGGCCGCAAACCCTTTCACATGCTGGTCTCGGCCGTCTTGGTCCTGATCATTCTCGCGGCCGAACCCCAGGTCCTGTTGTTCGTCCTGTTTGCGGGATACGCGCTCGCCGGGGTGATCGAGCGGCCGCTCACCGCGATGATCCGAAAAATGCTGAAACATCCCGCGCCGGCCCGTCATTCTTCGTCCGTGCCGCCGACGGGGCCGAACGTCCCTTGACAGATTCAAGGGCTTCCTGCCATAATGAAGACGTTTAAAGGCTGTGATGAGGAGTAGTAGGTCCGTTTAAGGGACCGAACTCGCCTCGGAGCCGCGCCGGTGAATGAAAAGTAATCGGCGTCGTCCCGCCCGCGTGAAGGGCCAATGAAGGGTTCTCGCAGCCGGGAACCAAATCAGGGTGGTACCACGAAGGAAGAGCCTTCGTCCCTGCATCGCGCCGAATCGATCCGGTGCGGCAGAGACGAGGGCTTTTTTATTTATGGCTGAAGGGCCTAAACCCAAACACCCTTAGTAAT
This genomic stretch from Nitrospiria bacterium harbors:
- the pssA gene encoding CDP-diacylglycerol--serine O-phosphatidyltransferase translates to MKNYRRGIYLIPNLLTTGNLFSGFYSLIAVFNADYLRAALAILVAMAFDVLDGKSARLTKTTSRFGVEYDSLADIVSFGVAPGLLIYSWALSSYGRVGWVAAFLFVACGTLRLARFNVQVGTVESKHFVGLPIPAAAGVIASLVVLDHHILRMGSEIKPLLILGLIYTLAFLMVSTFRYRSFKDFHLRGRKPFHMLVSAVLVLIILAAEPQVLLFVLFAGYALAGVIERPLTAMIRKMLKHPAPARHSSSVPPTGPNVP
- a CDS encoding LysM peptidoglycan-binding domain-containing protein, whose amino-acid sequence is MMNFGRRSVCALTLIGMFVWVTPWMNPVSWGQETPSAASKESTSADQGSIETPAATEEAPAATEEAPAATEETPAATEETPAATEENPAIVKEALPPKSGTVTVPETSTGPKKYTVKQGDTLWGISNAYLQDSFLWPKLWNNNQYIMNPDLIYPGNVLDLPGGEAAHAAHLEARVETARPANVPPPKVVEEAAPPPESEKRVEITPPEAPVPAARPLATDLLAASGYILTGQTASAIVVGARDNRELIGQDETAYLLPKEGSQPHVGDRFTVYRVVRKVYHPKTGKYLGDLIRILGQAEIIGADPKEKTVTSKVITSYDSIQTGDSLMPAPVQEESADQTGSIPSGPHDGFIVDVKENRVSQAQADVVYIDQGRSQGVHAGDRFEIVRDGDKTSYFSPGNGVRLPRRTVGELQVISVQDATATAQVVQSTEVIYKGDHFETPPSP
- the ilvC gene encoding ketol-acid reductoisomerase; the protein is MKIYYDKDADLKRLKGKTVAILGYGSQGHAHANNLKDSGIPVILGLREGRSWQKAERAGFKVVSPAQASKLSDIVMILTPDELQADLYRSEIEPNLRKGGYLAFAHGFNIHFGQVVPRPDMNVFMVAPKGPGHLVRSEFSKGSGVPMLLAIHQDPSKETQKVGLAYARAIGGTRAGVIETSFREECETDLFGEQVVLCGGLTALISAGYETLIEAGYAPEMAYFECLHEVKLIVDLIYEGGISNMRYSISNTAKFGDVTRGPRIITDETRREMKRILDEIQSGRFAKEWILENKAGRPVFNALLKKGEAHPIEDVGGKLRAMMPWLKKERLVDKDKN
- a CDS encoding phosphatidylserine decarboxylase family protein translates to MPFLIGATVLTVAVAFLKVVWLTVPIAVLALLVFWFFRDPKRVIPAGERLIVSPADGRIIEIGEAEEERFLKDRAIKVGIFLNLFDVHVNRIPCEGRIRSIQYQHGTFLAANKDLASTQNEQNALLLETASGAKLVFVQVAGLVARRIVCWVKEGDAVERGVRFGMIRFGSRTDLFLPLGTELKVRLGQKVKGGSSIIGVLK
- the ilvN gene encoding acetolactate synthase small subunit, with amino-acid sequence MEHIISVMVENKFGVLSRVAGLFSGRGFNIDSLSVGPTIDPTVSMMTLVTHGDDRIVEQIIKQLNKLIDVIKVVDLTEGAFVARETVLIKINAKGEDRAEALRITDIFRARVIDSTPTTYTVEVTGDTNKIEAIINLLKPLGIKDLVRTGRIAIAREEIKTAVQDKNQDKKRFGT
- the ilvB gene encoding biosynthetic-type acetolactate synthase large subunit, with product MKLNGAQIFVESLKKEGVKVIFGLPGGVVLKIFDVLYDYKDPAVILTRHEQGAMHMAEGYAKATGKPGVVLVTSGPGMTNTVTGLADAYMDSVPLVVFTGQVSTSLIGNDAFQEADNVGISRPCTKYNYLVKDVNDLAQTIKEAFYIATTGRPGPVLVDIPKDVSMNQTEFNYPEKVYIRGYNPTYEGHKWQIKQAAEAILKAKRPVLYVGGGTVFSNAFEELREFADLTQIPVDMTLMALGSFPGTHPLSLGMLGMHGSYTSNMTIHHSDLIIAVGSRFDDRVTGKVSEFAPHAKIIHIDIDPTSIQKIMNVDIPIVGDVKCVLKELNQHLRTSVDGRRREELKPWWNQIEEWKKKHPLTYQQSPDQKIKPPYLIDRLYELTKGQNPVVATDVGQHQMWAAQFFKLDQPRTWLTSGGLGTMGFGFPAALGAQQAFPGRLVLSIVGDGSFQMNLQELATAMDYRLPVKVVIVNNGYHGMVRQWQDLFYNSRYSASDLGHHPDYVKLADAYGAVGLRATKPQEVDGVIKEALKIDRPVLIDFQVDPYENCYPMIPAGGANNEMILEDPPELQKKGKDRGEMKEAGNGEKEGVLTA